From the Pedobacter cryoconitis genome, one window contains:
- a CDS encoding SusC/RagA family TonB-linked outer membrane protein, which produces MKEFIDQSIRTCAFFRAALKINNPEKFKTTKNKKAAILVLLLLHLFTLKSFAQEITVQGKITDATGPLPGIAVRAEGTTQVTSTNAQGRYTIKAAGNTSLTFTSVGYKSQTVQINNRTTIDITLVSESRALDEVVVVGYGTQKKVNLTGSVATVSGNDLIKRPVVNPAAMLQGTMPGVQVIQSKGEPGNEGVSIRIRGNGTFSGAGSDPLVLIDGVPGNLSDVNPNNIDNVSVLKDAASAAMYGSRAANGVVLVTTKQGQSGKMSIQYDANVGIYKPTKLFDLVTNSAQYMDLYNEARINSGLTDPSLLYPQDQIDLYRNSTDRVKYPNTDWLSLIFKTAPTQTHNLTFNGGNDKTTYNVSLGYVNQNGIMRGFNYKKYNARINLTSKINEHIKFGTNVLLKSGTLESTPFGSGDMFLSAMSQAPTYGPYLTDGSGRLTYKAYDFEYNNKNPFGVLNNNITHNTNDYTLNAQAWVEVQFNKDFSWYTKGAINATFDKYKDFRTPVPEYNFRTNLLATTLDLGSGLTVQDQQTIYTNLYSYLNYSHNFNGHSLKAQAGYSIEQNHYQYLSGYRKEFPNQDLRELNAGSPSIQSTNGTGNQWGLMSYFGRLNYNYKERYLVEGNVRYDGSSKFNTGNRWGVFPSFSAGWRVTEEPFFKALELGWVDNLKVRGSWGKLGNQNIVVNGYGINYPYQALLQLTGNYSFDNSSLTTGVAQADLNNPLIQWETTTMTDVGLDLTIFKNFNLTADWYKKRTTDILRQSQVTALVGLGAPIINDGIVENTGVEFGLTYNNTIKSGLFTGLTYSAGVNLDHNSNKLVKFGQREIGGSSINQNGQPWNSFYLLQVEGIFQSAAEVQNSPKQYNDNTLAGDLKYKDVNGDGKIDDNDRTIIPGVFPKLNYAFNLSASWKGFDISAMLQGVYGVKYFVTGWGTIPFVQGAPPTTDWLDRWTPENPSTTMPRMYWGGNAPQKITRASTFFLQDGSYLRLKNLVFGYTIPTKIVKTIGLERLRVYFSGDNLFTSTKFKGLDPERGGSGDLVQYPQNKIYSFGLNVTF; this is translated from the coding sequence ATGAAAGAGTTTATTGATCAGTCCATCCGGACTTGTGCTTTTTTTCGCGCTGCTTTAAAAATTAATAACCCTGAAAAATTTAAAACAACAAAGAATAAAAAAGCCGCAATTTTAGTCTTGCTTCTCCTTCATTTATTCACGTTAAAATCCTTTGCACAAGAGATTACCGTGCAAGGAAAAATAACTGATGCAACCGGCCCTTTACCAGGCATAGCGGTAAGGGCAGAAGGAACCACCCAGGTCACCAGTACCAATGCCCAGGGCAGATATACGATCAAAGCAGCTGGAAATACTTCGTTAACCTTCACTTCGGTCGGTTATAAATCCCAGACTGTCCAGATCAACAACAGGACTACAATTGACATTACTTTAGTATCCGAATCAAGAGCTCTGGACGAAGTTGTAGTGGTCGGTTACGGAACGCAGAAAAAGGTAAATCTGACCGGATCAGTCGCAACTGTCAGCGGTAATGACCTGATCAAAAGACCGGTTGTTAACCCTGCTGCAATGCTTCAGGGCACGATGCCAGGGGTTCAGGTGATCCAAAGCAAAGGAGAACCAGGTAATGAAGGGGTCTCTATCCGTATTAGAGGAAACGGTACATTTAGTGGTGCAGGATCTGATCCTTTAGTACTTATTGACGGAGTCCCCGGAAATCTCAGTGATGTGAACCCCAACAATATAGACAATGTATCTGTACTAAAGGATGCAGCCTCCGCAGCTATGTATGGATCAAGAGCAGCCAACGGTGTTGTATTGGTTACCACCAAACAAGGTCAGTCTGGCAAAATGTCCATCCAGTATGATGCGAATGTGGGCATTTATAAACCCACTAAATTATTTGATCTGGTCACAAATTCAGCACAATATATGGATTTGTATAATGAGGCACGGATCAACTCCGGTTTAACAGACCCTTCCCTTCTTTATCCGCAAGATCAGATCGATTTATACAGAAACAGTACTGACCGTGTAAAATATCCGAATACAGACTGGCTGAGCCTTATCTTTAAAACAGCGCCTACTCAAACCCATAACCTGACTTTTAATGGAGGAAATGATAAAACTACCTATAATGTTTCTTTAGGTTATGTCAATCAGAATGGGATTATGAGGGGGTTTAATTATAAAAAGTATAACGCACGTATCAACCTGACTTCAAAAATCAACGAGCATATCAAATTCGGAACTAATGTGTTGTTAAAATCCGGAACATTGGAGTCTACACCATTCGGATCGGGAGATATGTTTCTGTCGGCCATGTCACAGGCGCCTACTTATGGCCCGTATTTAACCGATGGCAGCGGACGCTTAACTTATAAAGCCTATGATTTTGAATACAATAACAAAAACCCGTTCGGGGTATTAAATAACAACATCACCCATAATACCAACGACTATACACTCAATGCTCAGGCATGGGTTGAAGTTCAGTTCAACAAAGATTTTTCGTGGTATACAAAAGGGGCTATCAATGCTACTTTTGATAAGTATAAAGACTTCCGTACACCAGTGCCTGAATATAATTTCCGCACCAATTTACTGGCTACCACGCTCGATCTGGGCAGCGGGTTAACTGTTCAGGATCAGCAGACTATTTATACCAACTTATACAGTTACCTTAATTATAGCCATAACTTTAATGGTCATAGTCTTAAAGCACAAGCTGGTTACAGTATAGAACAAAACCATTACCAGTACCTTTCGGGTTATCGCAAGGAATTTCCAAACCAGGATTTAAGAGAATTAAATGCCGGAAGCCCTTCGATACAATCTACCAACGGAACAGGTAATCAATGGGGTTTAATGTCTTATTTCGGACGTCTGAATTATAATTACAAGGAGCGTTATTTAGTAGAAGGAAATGTACGTTATGATGGTAGTTCAAAATTCAATACGGGTAACCGGTGGGGAGTCTTCCCTTCTTTCTCGGCCGGATGGAGAGTAACAGAAGAACCTTTTTTCAAAGCATTGGAACTGGGCTGGGTGGATAACCTGAAAGTAAGAGGTTCATGGGGTAAGCTGGGTAATCAAAACATAGTTGTGAATGGTTATGGCATCAATTATCCTTACCAGGCGTTGCTGCAACTGACCGGAAATTACTCATTTGATAACAGTTCATTAACAACCGGAGTTGCGCAGGCTGATTTAAATAACCCTTTAATCCAGTGGGAAACTACAACCATGACGGACGTAGGATTAGACCTGACTATTTTCAAAAACTTTAACCTGACCGCAGACTGGTATAAAAAAAGAACAACTGATATTTTAAGACAATCACAGGTAACCGCATTGGTAGGATTGGGAGCGCCGATTATCAATGATGGCATAGTTGAAAATACAGGAGTTGAGTTTGGTCTGACTTATAACAATACGATCAAGAGTGGCCTGTTTACTGGCTTAACCTATAGCGCAGGGGTTAATCTTGACCACAATAGCAATAAGCTGGTTAAGTTTGGGCAGCGCGAAATTGGCGGCTCGTCCATTAATCAGAACGGACAACCGTGGAACTCTTTTTATCTTTTGCAGGTAGAAGGGATTTTTCAATCTGCTGCCGAAGTTCAAAATTCACCAAAACAGTATAATGATAATACTTTGGCAGGTGATCTGAAATATAAAGATGTGAACGGGGATGGGAAAATCGACGATAATGACCGTACAATTATACCCGGCGTATTTCCAAAATTAAACTATGCTTTTAACTTATCGGCCAGCTGGAAAGGGTTCGACATTTCAGCGATGTTGCAAGGTGTTTATGGCGTTAAATATTTTGTGACCGGATGGGGTACTATACCGTTTGTACAAGGCGCCCCTCCTACTACAGACTGGCTGGATCGCTGGACTCCGGAAAATCCTTCTACCACAATGCCAAGGATGTACTGGGGAGGAAATGCACCACAAAAAATTACCCGTGCCTCTACTTTCTTTTTACAGGATGGTTCTTATTTAAGACTTAAGAACCTGGTTTTCGGTTATACTATTCCAACAAAGATCGTGAAGACTATTGGCCTGGAAAGATTAAGAGTTTATTTTTCTGGCGACAATTTATTTACCAGCACCAAGTTCAAGGGACTTGACCCTGAGCGCGGAGGAAGCGGAGATCTGGTGCAATATCCGCAAAACAAGATTTATTCTTTTGGTCTGAATGTTACTTTTTAA
- a CDS encoding enolase C-terminal domain-like protein — MIKRIEVSDARYQLGGNAGSDAIHQNPVYSYAVTQLFDDSGNIGYGLAFTLGQGNELVCKAAQYYAKQLQGKDIEELMSDFGAFFKKLSDDQQFRWLGPHKGIVHLALASVTNACYDLWAKKRGLPLWKLLIDLSPQEIINTLDFSYLEDELTKEQALQMLLEQQKTKSTRTPILTAGYPGYDTSIGWFNYSDEMVRANCHKAIAEGFKAMKLKVGSPDFERDIRRANIVREVAGDAVKVMLDANQQWNLPQAIQICDRLKEMNPYWIEEPTHPDDVLAHQILAKAISPIKLAIGEHVPNKVVFKNYLQTGAASFIQVDAVRVGGVSEFITVSLLCKKFGIPVVPHVGDMGQLHQHLVLFNHITVGHEALFLEHIPHLKPHFLHPAQIVNGSYVTPQEAGSSCELKSLT, encoded by the coding sequence ATGATAAAAAGAATTGAAGTTTCCGATGCCCGTTATCAATTAGGCGGGAATGCCGGCAGTGATGCGATTCATCAAAACCCTGTTTATTCTTATGCTGTCACCCAATTATTTGATGACAGCGGGAATATTGGATACGGCCTTGCTTTCACTTTAGGTCAAGGCAATGAACTTGTATGCAAAGCAGCGCAGTATTATGCAAAACAATTGCAAGGAAAAGATATCGAAGAACTCATGTCTGATTTCGGGGCATTCTTCAAAAAACTATCAGATGATCAGCAATTCCGCTGGCTTGGCCCGCATAAAGGTATTGTACATTTAGCTTTAGCCTCTGTGACCAATGCTTGCTACGATCTGTGGGCAAAAAAAAGAGGTCTTCCATTGTGGAAGTTATTAATTGATTTGTCCCCTCAGGAAATCATCAATACGCTTGATTTTTCTTATCTGGAAGATGAACTGACCAAAGAACAGGCATTACAAATGCTATTGGAGCAGCAAAAAACAAAATCAACCAGAACTCCTATCCTCACTGCCGGATACCCGGGATATGATACTTCTATCGGCTGGTTTAATTATTCGGATGAAATGGTCAGGGCAAACTGCCATAAAGCAATTGCTGAAGGCTTTAAAGCAATGAAGCTAAAAGTAGGCTCACCAGATTTTGAAAGAGATATCCGCAGAGCAAATATAGTAAGAGAAGTAGCCGGAGACGCAGTCAAAGTAATGCTGGATGCAAACCAGCAGTGGAATTTACCGCAGGCTATTCAAATTTGCGACCGGCTCAAAGAAATGAATCCTTACTGGATAGAAGAACCGACCCACCCTGATGATGTACTTGCGCATCAAATACTTGCGAAAGCGATCAGCCCAATCAAACTTGCAATCGGCGAACATGTTCCAAATAAAGTGGTTTTCAAAAACTATCTGCAAACTGGTGCTGCTTCATTTATTCAGGTAGATGCCGTACGTGTTGGTGGTGTAAGTGAATTTATTACTGTAAGTTTATTGTGCAAAAAATTTGGAATACCAGTAGTCCCTCATGTTGGCGACATGGGACAACTACACCAGCATTTAGTTTTATTCAACCATATTACCGTTGGTCATGAAGCTTTGTTTCTGGAACATATCCCGCATTTGAAACCGCACTTTTTACATCCGGCCCAAATTGTAAATGGTTCTTATGTGACCCCGCAAGAGGCTGGTAGCAGTTGCGAATTAAAAAGTTTAACCTGA
- a CDS encoding MarR family winged helix-turn-helix transcriptional regulator, whose amino-acid sequence MIANIINESGSFAIGARLRRLYDSLTNDMTLIYQEQGLPLETKDFILYYLVSKRSSISISEIAKELNLTHPAVIHIAKSLEKTGYIESEKSASDSRKRLLKLTKKGQKDLAKYRVLWDDIMALNQQLFEQEVQLLQSIQKLEELLKERTYYQRYHGLQASKKTD is encoded by the coding sequence ATGATAGCAAACATTATTAATGAATCGGGTTCTTTTGCCATTGGGGCCAGGCTGCGCAGATTATATGATTCACTCACCAATGACATGACCCTGATTTATCAGGAGCAGGGTTTACCACTGGAAACAAAAGATTTTATTCTTTATTATTTAGTGAGTAAACGCAGTAGTATAAGTATCTCAGAGATTGCCAAAGAACTGAACCTCACACATCCCGCAGTGATTCATATTGCAAAGAGTTTAGAGAAAACAGGATACATCGAATCTGAAAAATCAGCTAGTGACAGCAGGAAACGTCTCTTGAAACTAACAAAAAAAGGACAGAAAGATTTAGCAAAGTACCGTGTACTCTGGGATGATATTATGGCACTGAACCAGCAGCTATTTGAACAGGAAGTACAGCTTTTACAGAGTATTCAAAAGCTGGAAGAACTGCTCAAAGAACGGACCTATTATCAAAGATATCATGGTTTACAAGCTTCAAAAAAAACAGATTAA
- a CDS encoding GNAT family N-acetyltransferase, translated as MKKDLTVLDNPIWNALDTVHQGFSTGNRVIKRYSAGTIPFMGMASPDGELLRQIAPYFTANEEVFLKDELDFIPEEWEVLNKLNCLQMVYVPTLSTEVNMDAIIKLSANDAGELSRLVNLVQPGFFKERTSSLGDYYGIKKDGKLVAAAGERFNLNGFTELSAVCTHPDHTGNGYAQRLLNVLCNKNLEQGNTPFLHVVDTNTRAIQIYEHLHFETRINFPLLKLKYMGSKLV; from the coding sequence ATGAAAAAGGACTTGACAGTATTGGATAATCCGATATGGAATGCGCTGGATACAGTTCATCAGGGTTTTTCAACCGGTAATCGGGTAATTAAAAGATATAGCGCGGGCACCATCCCTTTTATGGGAATGGCCAGTCCGGATGGTGAACTGTTAAGACAAATAGCACCATATTTTACAGCGAATGAAGAAGTCTTTTTGAAAGATGAGCTGGACTTCATCCCTGAAGAGTGGGAGGTACTGAATAAATTAAACTGTTTGCAGATGGTTTATGTACCTACGCTGAGTACAGAGGTCAATATGGACGCAATAATTAAGCTTTCCGCAAATGATGCCGGTGAGTTATCACGACTGGTCAATTTAGTACAGCCTGGTTTTTTTAAAGAAAGAACTTCTTCGCTCGGAGATTATTATGGAATTAAAAAAGACGGTAAACTGGTTGCCGCGGCAGGAGAAAGATTCAATTTAAACGGCTTTACAGAATTAAGTGCAGTTTGTACGCATCCTGATCATACTGGTAACGGCTATGCACAACGTTTATTAAATGTATTGTGCAACAAAAACCTGGAACAGGGAAATACCCCCTTTCTGCATGTGGTGGACACGAATACAAGGGCTATTCAAATTTATGAGCATTTACACTTTGAAACCAGGATAAATTTCCCGCTGCTCAAATTGAAATACATGGGCAGTAAATTAGTGTAA
- a CDS encoding AraC family transcriptional regulator — protein MNNVYKRRDGFDGEKIIHIPSKILKNYLKKHPALFNIYIAHIGYFPKAWSHYREWRKGCEDNIFIYCLTGKGYYVIDNKRFEVTPNQFFVIPATDKCIKYWSDTDDPWTIYWVHYTGSIIDNFNTSLNIDFFKGPVPIPFNSKAIEIWKNIFQCLEMGYSMENLCNANFRLYHFIASFLFPDKNVSVDASGHGDIINSTILEMKNNIDKKLVVEEMASLHKLSGSHFSSLFRKATGMPPIDYFIHLKMQKACQLLCINKAKIKEVAMDLGYEDPYYFSRLFKKYMGLSPEQYKLTTISPLTLKTAVAV, from the coding sequence ATGAATAATGTGTACAAAAGACGGGACGGCTTTGACGGGGAAAAGATCATTCACATCCCGTCAAAAATCCTGAAGAATTATTTAAAGAAGCATCCTGCTTTATTTAATATTTACATTGCCCATATTGGTTATTTCCCTAAAGCCTGGTCTCATTACAGGGAGTGGAGAAAGGGATGCGAGGATAATATTTTTATTTACTGTTTGACGGGTAAAGGTTATTATGTCATAGATAATAAAAGATTTGAGGTTACGCCTAATCAATTTTTCGTTATACCTGCTACAGATAAATGTATAAAATATTGGTCTGATACAGATGATCCATGGACTATCTACTGGGTTCATTATACCGGAAGCATTATTGATAATTTCAATACCTCATTAAACATAGATTTCTTTAAAGGGCCTGTGCCAATTCCTTTTAATAGCAAAGCAATTGAAATATGGAAGAATATCTTTCAATGTCTGGAAATGGGATACAGTATGGAGAATTTATGTAATGCTAATTTTCGTTTGTATCATTTTATTGCTTCCTTTCTTTTTCCTGATAAAAATGTATCAGTTGATGCCAGTGGTCATGGAGATATTATTAACAGTACAATTCTGGAAATGAAGAATAATATTGATAAAAAACTGGTAGTGGAAGAAATGGCCAGCCTCCATAAATTATCTGGTTCTCACTTCTCCAGTTTATTTAGAAAAGCGACAGGAATGCCTCCGATTGATTATTTTATCCACTTAAAAATGCAAAAGGCTTGCCAGCTTTTATGTATAAATAAAGCTAAAATCAAAGAGGTGGCCATGGATCTTGGTTATGAAGATCCATACTACTTTTCCCGGTTATTCAAAAAGTATATGGGGTTATCACCAGAGCAGTATAAACTGACAACGATCAGTCCGCTGACTTTAAAAACAGCAGTAGCTGTATAG
- a CDS encoding DoxX family protein, with amino-acid sequence MNKINAINPLFLIRLAVAVIFLTHSLHGVFNQTVNAFGESYLNAVGFAPFGVIIAWAMISFEIVGSVLLIFGKFLRFIIPAFCLILITGIVLVHYPDGWFVVGPGRNGVEFSFVLLVSLIAIALPVWKVKD; translated from the coding sequence ATGAATAAAATTAACGCAATCAACCCTCTCTTTCTAATACGTTTAGCTGTAGCTGTTATTTTCCTGACCCATAGTTTACACGGCGTATTTAACCAAACAGTAAATGCATTTGGAGAATCCTATCTGAATGCCGTAGGATTTGCACCTTTTGGTGTTATCATTGCCTGGGCGATGATATCATTTGAGATCGTCGGATCAGTATTGTTAATCTTTGGGAAATTTCTTCGTTTTATCATACCTGCTTTCTGTTTAATTTTAATCACAGGCATTGTATTGGTTCATTATCCGGACGGATGGTTTGTGGTTGGCCCGGGAAGAAACGGAGTAGAGTTCAGTTTTGTTCTGCTCGTTTCTTTGATTGCTATTGCGCTGCCTGTCTGGAAAGTAAAAGACTAA
- a CDS encoding SDR family NAD(P)-dependent oxidoreductase, producing the protein MQLLKDKVIFLTGGTAGIGFECAKVYHRAGARISILTNDQESLEKAQNEFNNDNIHYILADISSAKEVQSAIATTISKFGKIDSIHNNAGISNPSKTICETSDEEWQQLFDTNVKGIYHTTKFGITELKKTRGNILNTSSIVGEIGQPVHAGYSATKGAVNALTKSMALDYAPFGIRVNSVAPAGVWTPMLRTWSAQQSDTVSIKNYLDAIHPLGYCPEGDVIADACLFLISEQARFITGCILPVSGGAELGYRKIMDHHS; encoded by the coding sequence ATGCAGTTACTGAAAGATAAAGTTATTTTTTTGACCGGGGGCACAGCGGGTATAGGCTTTGAATGTGCTAAAGTTTACCACCGGGCCGGAGCCAGGATCAGCATTCTCACCAATGACCAGGAAAGCCTGGAAAAAGCCCAAAATGAATTTAATAACGACAATATCCATTATATCCTGGCAGATATTTCCTCTGCAAAGGAAGTTCAATCTGCCATCGCAACTACGATCAGCAAATTTGGAAAAATAGATAGCATACACAATAATGCAGGGATCTCCAATCCCTCAAAAACGATTTGTGAAACTTCTGATGAAGAATGGCAGCAGCTTTTTGACACGAATGTGAAAGGTATTTATCATACTACAAAGTTTGGCATAACTGAACTTAAAAAAACCAGGGGGAATATATTGAATACAAGCAGTATCGTCGGTGAAATCGGGCAGCCTGTTCATGCCGGATATTCAGCCACAAAAGGAGCTGTAAATGCACTGACCAAGTCTATGGCTCTGGATTATGCCCCATTTGGTATCCGTGTAAATTCAGTAGCCCCGGCTGGTGTATGGACTCCGATGCTCAGAACCTGGAGTGCACAACAATCAGACACTGTCTCTATTAAAAATTACCTGGACGCGATCCATCCTTTAGGCTATTGCCCGGAAGGAGATGTCATTGCAGATGCTTGTTTATTCCTGATCTCCGAACAAGCCCGGTTCATCACAGGTTGTATACTCCCTGTTTCCGGCGGAGCAGAACTTGGTTACAGAAAGATCATGGATCATCATTCCTAA
- a CDS encoding sodium:solute symporter — protein sequence MIHPLDTTISILYIVFIFAIGLWAGIKHKYKTGQQNEASEYFLAGKTLRWPMIGLALFATNISCVHLVSLAQSGFDSGLLNGNFEWMAAFTLILLSLFFVPFYIRSGVTTLPDFLEKRYDRASRDWLAIVSVVSAIVIHISFSLLAGGIVLQTLFGVDLYTSVIVIAVITSIYTIVGGLRAVVVTESIQTVVLLSGAIIMTFAAYHKMGGWQPMVNVLEQQHQLEKLSMMRPHGDSSGLPWYAVFLGYPILGIWYWCADQTIVQRVLGAKDENHARIGPLFCGFIKILPVFIFVVPGLFAYALVQTGQLDVTALKTISGGKEVINSKGIYTLMILQLIPKGLAGILVAALLSGLMSQISGALNSISTMASYDIYQRYRPGASDQKLVKAGKIAAGLSLIFSLLLLPLLNSYESIFNGLNDIIAHIAPPITCVFLLGIFWGKASAVSAKLTLYIGSATGVIVFIIGKVYPESFMGQIPFMMMAFYLFCCCVFLQVTFSLLFPVQHTAESARLYWKSPLESLSSKGWNGLGNYKLLSFILFVVMCALFWIFR from the coding sequence ATGATCCATCCACTAGATACCACTATCAGTATTTTATATATCGTATTCATTTTTGCTATCGGATTATGGGCGGGTATAAAACACAAGTATAAAACTGGCCAGCAGAATGAGGCCAGTGAATACTTTTTAGCGGGTAAAACATTACGGTGGCCAATGATAGGCCTGGCATTATTCGCAACCAATATCTCCTGCGTTCATTTAGTCAGTTTGGCACAAAGTGGATTTGACAGTGGTTTGCTGAATGGAAATTTCGAGTGGATGGCCGCATTTACACTGATCCTGTTATCTTTATTTTTCGTCCCGTTTTATATCAGATCGGGTGTAACTACCTTACCCGATTTTTTGGAAAAGCGGTACGACCGTGCCAGCAGAGACTGGCTGGCCATTGTTTCTGTAGTTTCAGCTATTGTAATCCATATCTCCTTCTCTCTGCTTGCAGGTGGCATTGTATTACAAACACTTTTTGGAGTAGATCTGTATACCAGTGTGATTGTGATCGCAGTGATCACTTCTATTTATACAATTGTAGGTGGTTTGAGAGCTGTTGTGGTTACAGAATCCATTCAGACCGTAGTTTTATTGAGTGGTGCAATCATTATGACCTTTGCGGCTTATCACAAAATGGGGGGCTGGCAGCCGATGGTGAATGTTCTAGAGCAGCAGCATCAATTAGAAAAGTTATCTATGATGAGACCGCATGGCGATAGCAGCGGATTACCCTGGTATGCTGTCTTTTTAGGTTATCCAATTCTGGGCATCTGGTATTGGTGTGCGGACCAGACTATTGTGCAAAGGGTATTAGGGGCTAAAGATGAAAACCATGCCCGCATTGGCCCGTTGTTCTGTGGCTTTATCAAAATCCTTCCAGTGTTTATTTTTGTAGTACCTGGCCTGTTCGCTTATGCCCTGGTACAAACCGGACAGTTGGATGTCACTGCATTAAAAACGATAAGTGGTGGTAAAGAAGTAATCAATAGCAAGGGAATTTATACATTGATGATTTTACAACTTATTCCCAAAGGATTGGCAGGTATTTTAGTTGCCGCACTTCTCTCGGGGCTAATGAGCCAGATTTCTGGCGCTCTTAACTCCATTTCCACGATGGCCAGCTATGATATTTATCAGCGATACCGTCCCGGAGCAAGTGATCAAAAACTGGTCAAAGCAGGAAAAATTGCCGCTGGTTTATCTTTGATATTTTCTTTATTGCTATTACCCTTATTGAATAGTTATGAAAGTATCTTTAACGGGCTTAATGATATTATTGCACACATAGCCCCTCCTATTACCTGTGTATTTTTATTAGGGATTTTTTGGGGTAAGGCTTCCGCAGTATCTGCTAAACTTACACTTTATATTGGCTCAGCAACCGGTGTCATTGTCTTCATTATTGGCAAAGTATACCCTGAAAGTTTTATGGGTCAGATCCCTTTTATGATGATGGCTTTCTACCTGTTTTGTTGCTGTGTCTTTTTACAAGTCACCTTTTCTTTGCTCTTCCCTGTACAGCATACTGCTGAAAGTGCACGTTTATACTGGAAATCACCTTTAGAATCTTTGTCCAGCAAAGGATGGAACGGTTTGGGAAATTATAAACTGCTTTCTTTCATTTTATTCGTCGTGATGTGCGCTTTGTTCTGGATTTTCAGATAG